The following proteins are co-located in the Castor canadensis chromosome 5, mCasCan1.hap1v2, whole genome shotgun sequence genome:
- the Matn4 gene encoding matrilin-4, whose amino-acid sequence MRGPLCWLLLMLLLLFQPWETQLQSAGPRCRTGPLDLVFVIDSSRSVRPFEFETMRQFLVSLLRSLDVGLNATRVGVIQYSSQVQSVFPLGAFSRREDMERAIRGLVPLAQGTMTGLAILYTMNVAFSEAEGARPLEERVPRVAVIVTDGRPQDRVTEVAAQARARGIEIYAVGVQRADVGSLRAMASPPLDEHVFLVESFDLIQEFGLQFQGRLCGKDLCAEWGHDCQHQCINTPGTFYCACNSGYKLAADNKSCLAIDLCAEGIHGCEHHCVNSPGSYFCHCQAGFALQQDQRSCKAIDHCSFGNHSCQHECVSTLGGTQCRCREGHDLLPDGRSCQVRDLCNGVDHGCEFQCVSEGLSYHCLCPEGRRLQADGKSCDRCREGHVDLVLLLDGSKSVRPQNFELVKRFVNQIVDFLDVSPEGSRIGLVQFSSRVRTEFPLGRYGTAAEVKQAVLAVEYMERGTMTGLALRHMVEHSFSEAQGARPRALNVPRVGLVFTDGRSQDDISLWAARAKEEGIVMYAVGVGKAVEEELREIASEPAELHVSYSPDFSTMTHLLENLKGSICPEEGLGAGTELRSPCQCESLVEFQGRALAALESLTQNLAQLTARLEELENQLANQK is encoded by the exons ATGAGGGGCCCTCTTTGCTGGCTACTGCTTATGTTGCTGCTCCTTTTCCAGCCCTGGGAAACTCAGCTTCAGTCAGCAG GTCCTAGGTGCCGTACTGGGCCTCTTGATTTGGTGTTCGTGATAGACAGCTCCCGCAGCGTGCGCCCTTTCGAGTTTGAGACCATGCGACAGTTCCTAGTAAGCCTCCTCCGCAGCCTGGACGTGGGGCTCAACGCCACACGCGTCGGCGTGATCCAGTATTCGAGTCAAGTGCAGAGCGTCTTTCCTCTCGGTGCCTTCTCTCGCCGCGAAGACATGGAGCGCGCCATCCGCGGCCTGGTGCCGCTAGCGCAGGGCACGATGACCGGGCTGGCAATCCTGTATACCATGAACGTGGCCTTCAGCGAGGCCGAGGGCGCGCGCCCGCTGGAGGAGCGCGTGCCGCGCGTCGCGGTTATCGTGACCGACGGGAGGCCCCAGGACCGCGTGACCGAGGTGGCGGCGCAAGCGCGCGCCAGGGGCATTGAAATATACGCGGTGGGGGTGCAGCGTGCAGATGTGGGTTCTCTGCGTGCCATGGCGTCACCCCCACTGGATGAGCACGTCTTCCTGGTTGAGTCCTTTGACCTTATCCAGGAGTTTGGCCTGCAGTTCCAGGGCCGGTTGTGCG GGAAGGACCTGTGTGCTGAGTGGGGACATGACTGTCAGCACCAGTGTATCAACACTCCAGGAACTTTCTACTGTGCCTGCAACTCTGGCTACAAGCTAGCAGCAGATAACAAGAGTTGTTTGG CCATTGACCTGTGTGCTGAAGGGATCCATGGCTGTGAGCACCACTGTGTCAATTCCCCGGGCTCCTATTTCTGTCATTGCCAAGCTGGCTTTGCACTCCAGCAGGACCAGAGGAGCTGCAAGG CCATTGACCACTGCAGCTTCGGGAACCACAGCTGCCAGCATGAGTGTGTCAGCACCCTTGGGGGAACACAGTGCCGCTGCAGGGAGGGCCATGACCTGCTGCCAGATGGGAGGAGCTGTCAGG TCAGGGACCTTTGCAATGGAGTGGACCATGGCTGTGAGTTCCAGTGTGTGAGTGAGGGCCTCTCCTATCACTGCCTGTGCCCTGAGGGGAGGCGACTTCAAGCAGATGGCAAGAGCTGTGACC GGTGCCGGGAAGGCCACGTGGACCTTGTTCTGCTCCTGGATGGCTCCAAGAGTGTGCGCCCACAGAACTTCGAGCTGGTAAAGCGTTTTGTGAACCAGATCGTGGACTTCCTGGACGTGTCCCCAGAGGGTTCCCGCATCGGGCTGGTGCAGTTCTCAAGCCGCGTGCGCACCGAGTTCCCGCTAGGCCGCTATGGCACTGCGGCTGAAGTCAAGCAGGCGGTCCTGGCTGTGGAGTACATGGAGCGCGGGACCATGACTGGGCTGGCGCTGCGCCACATGGTGGAGCACAGTTTCTCCGAGGCGCAGGGTGCCCGGCCCCGAGCCCTCAATGTGCCTCGCGTCGGCCTGGTCTTCACCGATGGCCGCTCCCAGGATGACATCTCCTTGTGGGCAGCGCGCGCCAAGGAGGAAG GCATCGTCATGTACGCTGTGGGCGTGGGCAAGGCGGTAGAGGAGGAGCTGCGTGAGATTGCCTCCGAGCCTGCTGAGCTGCACGTGTCCTACTCCCCTGACTTCAGCACCATGACACACCTGCTGGAGAACCTCAAAGGCAGCATCTGCCCCG AGGAGGGCCTTGGCGCAGGGACAGAACTCCGCAGCCCGTGCCAATGCGAAAGCCTGGTGGAGTTCCAAGGCCGCGCGCTGGCGGCGCTCGAGAGCCTGACGCAGAATT TGGCCCAGCTGACAGCACGACTGGAGGAGCTGGAGAACCAGCTGGCCAATCAGAAGTGA